TGGAAAATGTTTGCAGTTTAAATGTGCACTACATGTTCCTCAAGGAAGATTATTTGACATTGACAAATGCatgcaatacaatatcatttaaaatttcttataCAAAACCAAACTTCATGCAAATGCAGTAAAACTCTGaagttgtattattttttctaatCTCTAAACAGCATGTATACATTCCATCCAACTTTACTGTAAAGGAAATCTATCATGAAACTATGAAGCTGAATAGTGCAGGAGCTATTAATATAAGATTGAATTACATACCTGCTTCCTGCTCCTTGGAAGTACTTTTAGCATCCCTGCTCTGTAGAATGGGTTTGCCATATCTGGCTTGGAACTGTTTCTCTGTTCCCAGGAATCCTGGCATCAGAAAGTCAAAGAGAGACCACAGATCTAGGACATTGTTCTGGATGGGGGTCCCTGACAGGATTAAACGATGGTTGCAGACCAACTGTTTCACTGCTTTAGAGAGCTGAAATCACAAAAGATACACTGTCTATTCAGGTTTACAACTCAAATTATGtgtaaaagaataaaatgcttaaaatacaGAATATATTTTGGAGTCATTATTAACTCaagatataaattaatttatttttgagtAGTTACTAAGTTAAGGCGAAAGTAGCTTTGTGTAGAGAAAGTGTGAAAGAATGGTTTGCAAACTTACTTTGGTCTTGCCATTCTTAATGATGTGCCCTTCGTCCAGAATACAGTAGTTCCAGCTGATGGTACTGAAGAAGTCAATGTCATTCCTCACCACGTCATACGATGCTACAATCAAATTGTGCTTCTTCACCTTCTTCTGAATTCTATAATAAAGCAAACATCATAGCTGATATACTCTCATTTCATTAACAGAATTCCTTTTAAGTGCTGCCCAGCAAGGTATATGTGAGAAGAAGTTGTGTGCATTTCAACTGTAACTCTCTTTTCTGTAAAATCCTTTATCTACAGATCTTTAGTATTATTTTATTCTGTAAGCATAACAAACTAATGAAATAGACATGTATTACCTGGCTCGTTCTCCGGGGGGACCAGCGTACATGAGGGGATTAAGGTGAGCCTCGTCCACAAACTTGTTGACCTCATACACCCAGTGTCCAATCAGAGTGGGGGGACAGATCACAATGGAGGGCATGGGGGCAAACTCCATGGACTGAGTCTCCTGTGACACAGATCAAAAGCAAATGTATCTACCTTTTCACATTAGAAAAGAAAGTCAAAGAACATGGTTATCATCTTTGGTACAAACATGGTAAAACCACTTGATTTCTCTTTTTCAATGTAAACATGTACTTTCATGAGGGAAATAAATAGTTTAATTAACACTCAGtatctttaaaatcaaacattttggAAAACCAAAATAATGGTGAGTGTTCATATCACATCAActgttgtatattttaattcCCAAAATTTCAAGAGCTCGTATCTTAAACTACTTCCAAGCAATGGTAAATAACCCAGTGGGTATAAAACAGCTcttcataaatttaataatacatttatGTGCATTGAATTTATTACAATATGTTTTGTGTATGTTAATGACATACCTTAATCTTTCACTGTAATAAATACAAGAATTTGATAATAACTGTAGATACCTGGTATTTTTGATCTCTGAGTTTGTGGTCAGAGGCCATTATACAGATGGACTGCAGGGTTTTGCCCAGTCCCATGTCATCACAGAGAATGCCGTGTAGATTGTACTTGTTCAGGAAAGCCAGCCAGTTCACACCATCCTGTAATGTGTAATGTGAAGGAAATTCAGATTTTTTCTGAATTGTTATATGTATGATcgtatacaaaataaatttcataatacaaaacataaatttcataaagaaaccaacaaataaatatgttttctacATACAATACATTACTCCtacatacaaatacaaatttacttTGTATTATCACTTCATCTTACCTGCTGGTACTTCCTTAGTTCTGCTTTGACAGGCACCACAATGTTATAGCCCTCAAGTTTGGATCCATCCATCAGTTGCTCCAGGAATTTTCTTTGCTTCTCTTTCTCTGCAATGAGGGCAGGACTCATTTCTGGAGGATCTGTTATTCCAGCCTGAAATCAAGAGAATGCTTTTTGATACATGTTCTTGCGAAATAAAAGAAACCCATTTCTCCTAAACAAAAAATCCATAAATACCATGGTatcattaaatttcataaagGTCAATTTTCATAGATTGCTAATTTTCCATAGGTTCAAGGGTACATCACATTGTCATACTTAATTGATTAATGATCTAACAATACTGAATTTAATAAATTGCTGCAGTTGTTAATTCGTTGGTGAGGTTCACCCACTAAATCACAAAAATTAGGCAACAAACTATAGCTTATACCAACCTCTAGTGGCATCAAGCGGATGAGTGAGGCGAAGCAAGCGGTGGCCATTAATCTGACCGCCTCGTTCTGGTCACTCATACGACGAAGGACCTGCACCACCAGCAGCACAATGTACGGGATCAGATCAAGTCCAAGACCATCTATCACACCTGTTACCCAGGTCAAGGTCAATCGCAAAAAAAAACAGGCAAATCaactcttattttaaaaaatatacattaaatgaaaatatttgactGAGATATTGCTGTtgtcaaacttcattatctcaaactgggaatttttttcagaatttaagCATTGGAGACATAAAGGGTAATATACACtgtacgtgtacatgtacatcctacATAAAAAATGTCCAACTCCTTTATAAATTCATTGTACTCCTTATGGTGTTGTTTGgagattttaaagtttaaatgtaTATAGTGTATATTAATCCATTGTACATTAAACCAGTCATatgatctttctttttttactgaAGATGGAAAGGATACAAGCCAAAGCTTCTGTTGCTCCCTGCCTGTATATGACATTATCAGCAATATCCATGAGTGGAACtattttttcaatgataaagGTCATAAGGTCAAGAGTCATGACCTGACAGAGCATTCCAAAACACCTGGCTGCCATGTGACGGACCGCAGTGAAGTGACTGTGCAGACAATCCAGCAGTAATGGTAACCTTTCTTTCAACTGTAAACACAAGgagaaataaatatgtaaaattaatgagAAATGTGCTGCTATAAACGAGTGTAGGTACAaatcttcaattttaattaaaactgtGCACACACCTGTAACTGTAGGTTTAGAGTCATTACTGTACATAGTGTTTCCAGCACCTGCAGAGAGTTGACCAGTTCCTGGGCTTTCTCCTCTGTCAGCATATTTTCTGTCAAACAGACAACACATTCCTAAATACCACACAAACCTAGAGTGATCTGACACTAATACCTGTACATGTTAAGAAGATAAATGAGAGAATGAAGAGAAAGGAAACTGAATGGGTCAATCCTCTAATTCACAGGCCAGATAGTGTCTACATTTTCCCACAAAAACAATCATACCACAATAAGTTTAGTGATTTGACTCTTTTACAAAGATCTCAGAGATCAATGCAAGAATGCAGAAAAAATCAGCAGAATTGGTTGACCtgcagtaccgatcagacccaacctaacggagagtaaaccccaacaggtttactttctgggtttactctggtttTACTCCAGGTTTAcaagagtggacccagagtaaacccagagtggacaaagagagtaaacccagacagaagtatacccctgaaagcagacactaactgtgtattcggaatatacaaagggCAGGAAAGACAGtcagtaggatggtaagataaaagatgGTTcagcttcacacttcagtgcatacagctgacctcaaaagcaatttccaagtacattgttttgtaaacccaaaataaaccccgagtggacccaaattttcagaaagtaaacccagagtaaacccaaagtaggCCCCAAAAGCAAACTCAGGGTTTAGttagggtttactctggtgttaggttgggtctgatcagaACTGTAACGCTACATGCACTACGTCACTTTACAGATAGTTTTTAGACAGTTATCTACCTTTCCCCAGGCCCTGCAGGGGTTCCACCACGTTCTCCCACAGAGTGGGCAGGCTGGTGGGGAGGTCGTCTCCAAACACTCGTGCGATGGTGGTCAGTGCCAGCGACGCCCCTCTCCTCTGGATCTGATGCTGCTCTTGTGTCTGGGATAGAAAATATAGGTTAACTCAGATCGACTTATaacacaattaagaaaaattgcCGACTGAGCAGGCATCAAGAAAAAAATCTCACCTCGCCATTATCCTGGTTTTGATCAGAAGATGATTCTTCGTTTTTTACACTGGCTGCCCGCTTCAGCCACTTCTTCCCAACATCAGGAGTCTGCGGTGataaatacagtacatgtattcctgtttttattttacttacaaATCTTTAGATTTTATCTACATGAGATATCTACCTTTTGCTGCTTTGTTAGGGTTATGATGCCAAACTTAGAATCACATTTGACTTCACTTTCATCAGCTACAACAAATGCACAATATTCAACTtcatgtataatacatgtaaaacatttgtACATTTGAAATACTTatgacaaaaaatatgcaaagttCTTTGAATGTCTGTATGTTCAAACGGTacttttatgtatatatacatctaCATTTACACTACAGTATTGAAATAGAATATCAGGCACCATGACAATAAAACTTGgatgagctcacttttgatctcagtcttaCTTTTACCAAAGGAATATGTAGTGGGAAAGTAAGaatgagatcaaaagtgagctcacCTTAGCTTTAAGGCCTGGGGGCCAGGTGTTACCTGTGTGGCTGGGGATGGGTAAAGTGACTCTGGGGGTAAAGGTGGGGTCCACACACAGAAAGGTGCACAGGTTCTTCAGGACCTTGGAATTAGGGTTAGGGTTTTTGTCCAGACATTTCTTAAGTAATCTACATAAGCAGTCAGCTGCCTCTTGCtgaaaatgaaacattaatAGCTACATCTAGttacaaaaaagtttaatgaaactattgtattaaaaaaaagagattgaaaatgatttacatgcatatattaagCCTGTTATGAAACATAAGCATCATTTACTATAACATATTAAGTATTCAAATTCATCATATTTTGAATGGAGACACACCTGAATCTCTTTATTTTGCTCCTTTTTGATGCAGTCCATCAATGGGCGAATGACAGGATTCAGTTTCTCTGGCAATGCATCCAGTTCTACTGCTGCCTTGGCTAAACTACACTGAACCCTGAAAGTTTATATATCAGATTTTAAACTGGAGCAAATCTcacatcacatacatgtatctgtgctGTATGAATAGCAAAgtgaacaatattttattccaataaggcattttcattttatatcaaacaaacataataaatgtacaatgtatatttcagaggagggtgggtgggtggggggtaTACCTGATTGTAAGGGTCTGGAGCTCCTGAATGGTCGTGTCCACTATGACCTTGAGTTGTCTCCTCCTGTCCTCGAACACCTGCTGAGATTTAGGTTTGAGTGTGGTTTTAGCTTGGTCAAATATTGTTGTGGTGAGAGAACTGGCCTGATCTAAGGTTATGATGCCTctgaaatgtaaagaaaaaagagaTATATGTATGGTCACTTCATCTCCACAGATCTCATCCAGGATTTTtgtatatactacatgtagtacacTGTATTTCAAGAATATGCATGAAGACATAAAGAGTATAAATTACATTATACATCATAAATATTAAGATTAAAATTAAGGAATTTTCTTCAgcttttaatttaaatgtaactGCTATTATTTTCATATCTTCAACACACCAAGTAAAAACTTTATGTACATCTTTTACAACCATAATGCATTAATGTTATGTACCGGTATAATCCAGTAAAACCAATCAAACAAACCATGAACAAATTGTTAACTTACCCTGGTGGAATCACAGAGTCTATATCTACTCCATTCTGTTTGAGTCCCGCCATGAAATCTCGACAGTCAGACTGCATGTGTGTGAATGAGATAGCCACTTCATCAAAATAGATGGCATCATTCAAACACTCCAGCAGCTTGGACACAGCTTCATCAGGCAGTTTGGTCTCCTGAAACATATGCATAATCCACTTCTAACTCTTTACACctattttgtaaatttgaaacTAAACAAAGATACATATGctctataaattaaaacaattctatACATTTCGAGCAATTCTCTAGCAATCATCAATGACTATTAAATGGTACATTTAATTTAAGTAGAAATTgtacatgaatacatgtacatattgatGTACCTTGTTGGACAGTGCCAGGTTGTAGACCACTTGAGCTATCACAAATCTCTGGACAGCCGACTTGCTATTTAAGTGGAACAGGAAGAGCTTGGAAAGGGAGATCACTGGTTTCTCTGCTTCAGGTGGAAAGTTGGGAATTTCTCTTATGATGTAGCTACACAGCAACCCAAGAAACCTACAAGTCAGAAATATCATAATGTGATAAAGGTTGCATAAAAGAATGCATATTACTTATACCTACAAagtcctatttttttttattaatgtatgAAGGTCCactattatattaaaacaaaggcataaatatcattttcaaatgCTTTCATGACTACACTGTGATTTATAACTActctacatgtatacaaaataattaacaatttttaaacaataaaaccataAAGATTTTATGTGATCTATATCCAAAATGTTCCTCTATAATGTCAACATGTTATTGAAAGAATtaccggaatttttttttttttttttaatctaaatatttcatatatcccTCATTCCAACTGTTGTTTGAGTCCTATTTATCAGTACATAAACACCAAATCAATCACCTGGTGGCCATTATGCGTGTTCTCATTACAGCCATATCCCTGTCCACCACACTAGCATTCAGGGTCTCTGTCCCTGCTATGTAGTCCATGGACTTCTGTGCAGTACCAATGCTATGTCTGCTCTTCCCTTGTTCAGAATCAGACTGTAAAAGAAAGCAACCATGAATGCAACAGTATGCTTAAAACATCTGCCTAATAACCACTAAATAAGGAAATATTGTAAACAAACACCATTCATGTCTTATTTCAATGGGGGATGTGCAGCCATCTTGTTCTGTTCTAGTAAGCGTAATTTACATACCAGTACAAAACATGTAAaacctcatatttattgctttttttatcttttgacaacagtttttGACAGTTTGGGGCaaaaacaagccagttcaagaaatgtttacattttgatcctcaaatgtacatgatggccgcacatcccccttaaaataacatttactCACATGTACTCTTCCTCTGTGCTTTGCCTCAATAAGGTAGGAAGAATCAAATGGAAGCTTTGAAGGCTGCATACAAAGACAGAGCCAGACCCCGAGCCAGGGCAGGGAATTCCCCACCAGGTATTCTAATGGTGCTTTCAGCAACAACTGGTTCCACACTTTCTCAAGTATCTTGGTTATGTTGGGTTTTTCTTCCAGCAGACTCCTTTGAAATATGTGCCTAAGTGCGTCTTGTAAGATGAATGGCAGCCAGGGCTGAACTGATTGTTGGTCTTCTGGTAAAGTCAGCAAAGTATGGAAGGTTTGTAAGGCTGAATGCCTGACTGAGGCTATGGAGTGTCGAAGAAATGGCCACAACCTTGGAACTAGCTCAGGAAGGGGGCGAGACAACCTGTCAGGTGTAAAATCAATGTTAGAAAACagatatataatacatgtactttaatacaaaaaaattaaatgcattttctcaggtttaaaaaaaaaactggacaACTTAAATACAATGACAATAGAAATTTAGTGGCATTTCTATGAAATGGTTTGAACACAGCGTCAATAGCTAACAAATTAATGATTAATTATAACAGAATAAGGCTCATTCCATTCTTACCAGTCTCTGATTGAGGCCTGTGGGTTTGTTAGGATGGTAGACAAAAGTGTCATAATACTGTTAGTAGAGGCAGTGAGGTCATCAAGATCCAACAGTGTGTCCCACAAACAAGTCAGGATTAAGGGCACCTGTCAGACAGAAAGGGCCATCATAGAAAAAAAGGAGTATTTTATCATGAAAggtttaaattgtaaaaaataaaaaaaagatgtgttTCTTGTTTCTACCTGTTGAGGAAGAAGTCTAACGAGGTCGTGAGCCACAGGAACCAATGCTGCCGCGGCAACAGCTCTGACATCATCATCCACATCTTGTAGGCCCCTGAACAGAGAGGGTAATACTGCAGGCAGGATCCGGTCTGTCATGTCCTTCAGAGAAAGAACCatactacatgtaaaatatttcatacaattacAACTttgactttttttctttttgtttcaatttctaATACTCATATCTTACCTGTCTGACAGCCAGCAAGTACTTAAAGCCTAGCAGGCCCCCATGTCTAACCTCCCACTGCTGTTGGGCCAGAAGCTGGAGTAAGACATTGACCATGCCCTCCACACCACACCTGTCCAGGTGTTTGATCACCATCCCCAGCGTCTGGGCACTGGTCTCCCTCACTGGAGCAACCACCTAATCAAgggaaagaaaatatattcCAGACAAGTGATACCTGACAGACTGGTTGATCACACTATATGGCACCTGAAGAGTAAGGCCCTTATTTTGTCATCccaacattttgaaattgtacatgtatatcttgcCATCCcagttaaaatacaaaaaaatatataaatgttgtAGATCTATACAATATGGAAAAGCTTTGTCCTATTTGTTCAATAATAAAGGCTGTGACTTACTTCATCGGAGACATAGTCCCCAAACCGGTCAAGGGACAGGACACACAGCAGTCTGAGGGCAAGGTCTGTCAACCACACCTGGTTAATAGTGTGCAACTGAAACACAGAGCAACATGTTATACAGGtaattagaatatttttaaattgacaaacattcaaacaaagtcatGCATACAAAGATATCATGTGCAGATATTCAGCTCGTTTCAAGCCAAGTAGATCTGAATCTTTCAGCATTGTATGTGATGGGAAGATTTTTTACCTGATCCAGTGGAATATCTATGGATAAGCCAGCTGAGTCGCCATGGATACGGATGACCTCCCTAAGCCCAGTGGCAGCACCATGTCGCGTCTCCCAGCTACTGTTGAAAAGGTCATTCATCAGTAATTCACAGAAAGACTCAAAATACCACTCCTCATCCTGTAAAATACAAATAACACTTGTTCATAGGTCTCAACAATTGATTAGGGTATAAAGTCATTGAAAAACTATAGctcatgcatacatgtacttttacaattttatttagttGAACCTCTCATTACAAGTTTTAAGTATTCAGTAGaaataacaagcattctgagagtattgcataagcaatacacgtcccctaccggtttgtattattctatgaaagcttccaagcacacaactatttcagagctattgtaaacgagatgtcatgctttaatcagagataaaagaacagaggaaattaaaactatatggctgatatagaaattatatacaaaataggtaaaataatactctttatttcatctcctgtaatttcgccaagtctattctgtattcgctggtaaaaatttgtgaaaacaatgcactgttatgcacaatatcatttcctaccgtcttctgtaccccgaatcaaaccaaacagttaaacagcccaacccgacaacgaacccgattgtaataatacaaaaaaaaaaaacccctgccgattaaatttacaacacaatgtttgacactattttacagaacttatttgtttgttagaaatgataaaaggaatggtacatgtaacgcacgatattattactgactacatactggcctcgtttattcagtacacaccgaacccgataacgaacccgaacattaaaaaattggaatataaaaaattaattttctcgaaaacatgtcaatcagacgctacaaaagtgtaaacttgagctgtagtttgacattttgaagctgttcagcaagtttcatattattcctcaaatgcataaagaaaaaaagtgtggaaaactgaagtgggacagacagacggacggacggacggacggacggacgcagaggaaagctatagtcccctccggtgaaaccggtaggggactaataaagtTCTATATCATAATGAAGATCAGGTTTTCAGTTGAATAGAAATTTGGCTGATCTGTGGGACCCTGTGAAATGCAGCACCTGCATCAAACCATCCTAGCCAAGTTAGATATTGACGTCATATTAAAATTGGACAGAGCTGTCCTCATGACCCTGACTCAAAATGACAAAGCTGTATTGAAAAATCATTAACAATGCAATTCAAAATGACAACAATtgtcttgaaaaatatttaacaggtcgagaccactagattttgtgacgtcggcatacatttgcatactaaattagctttctgtttacttttatcggcAGACCAATCAgatgaatgagttgcaaggcattgtgggctactacgAGTTTTAGTGTATACAAtatgtattgaaaatatataccattttgaattgtcctttggaaactcattttaatttttttttcagaatttatgaaataaatgtgGAAAACTATGTCTGATCTTtcatttctatgctcacatttgaaaaatattgcttAGTATGCCTTATATCAACCTttttaaataccccattgtcaatgTACAAATGAGAGGTATATCCTATTGAAATCGAAGCAGTGAGTACGTTTTTCACGTGATATCCCTGGTTTGGGACTACATTAGTACATGTAGAATGCGCTTTGAAATTTTCTTCAGTGACACTACTGAGAATGCTTAGCGTACAAAATGTTTTGCTGGTGCTACTAGTGTTCGTTATACCGGTGTTTCCAATTATGCCATTTCAAAAGCAATGTTCATTTCCCGGACATAGTCAACATGGTACAAATGCTATCCTGGACCGCAAACATATACCGGTAgcagctttaaaatttgcaaaatcaGAATATGGAATTCGGGATGACCGGAGAAATTTTTGTACTGGATGCACGACCTTTCTTACAAGATCAACACTAAAAGTAAGTTTAAATGCactttaaaatatcattgtacTTGTAAATTGTACTTTTACAATCGACcggcatatatatttttacgaGTAATTTTCCAAATAGATCACTTGTTGAATACCTATTAGTAAATTAAATCTTAATTAGCTTTAATAAAGCATTATTTATTTGAACTAGTCTAAAATAAGATTGCTTTGTCTGTGTCATTCAATACCCATAtgtttgggggagggggtgaaAACACCCCCAACCCCCTTTTACACGCTGATGAAATGTAttgtatactgtggaatcattagatttcgtggtggctcaattttcgtggaattcgtgggtacctctcatccacgaattattaaattatggcaataaagtcatatttcctccGTAGGTTTaaaagaatacacgaaattacgtccccacgatcctgtaaaatttaagcaatccacgaaaattggcccccacgaaatttaatgattccacagtatatctTTACATGAACATGATTTGCCTCAATAGGTTACTTGTACATGAACTTTTTATCTCTATATTTGGAATTTACTTTTCCAAAGTCAGTTTTCTTGATTACACTTTCACTTTGTAGAGAAAAGCAGGCCAACCAGACACTGAGCAAAAAAGGCCAAAACTGGACGAAGGAATATATAACTGTAATGAACATACGTCTGCATCTTGTTCTGTGCAA
This portion of the Magallana gigas chromosome 7, xbMagGiga1.1, whole genome shotgun sequence genome encodes:
- the LOC105321713 gene encoding TATA-binding protein-associated factor 172, with amino-acid sequence MTTRLDRLFLLLDTGSTPLIRKSAAEQLGEVQKLHPYELQNLLSKVHDYLKSSSWETRIAAGQAVSAIARNVPKWNKKIPIKQETNGNVVEENPIQLLFTQFNIDKVLSQGASLLGAEEKQYETEPLSMKDKDQLSLQRQMLNKRLGLDMAGNLGIGGDIFSDEDLVAGIKTENGDTYSNKRSVSDILKQQLLDVTGGMSAREHSRIKRRAKILAKQRSKDCYNEQMSLDTEPPCKKAKSQVSVDVGSSESKLVMEASVDIEEDEEWYFESFCELLMNDLFNSSWETRHGAATGLREVIRIHGDSAGLSIDIPLDQLHTINQVWLTDLALRLLCVLSLDRFGDYVSDEVVAPVRETSAQTLGMVIKHLDRCGVEGMVNVLLQLLAQQQWEVRHGGLLGFKYLLAVRQDMTDRILPAVLPSLFRGLQDVDDDVRAVAAAALVPVAHDLVRLLPQQVPLILTCLWDTLLDLDDLTASTNSIMTLLSTILTNPQASIRDWLSRPLPELVPRLWPFLRHSIASVRHSALQTFHTLLTLPEDQQSVQPWLPFILQDALRHIFQRSLLEEKPNITKILEKVWNQLLLKAPLEYLVGNSLPWLGVWLCLCMQPSKLPFDSSYLIEAKHRGRVHSDSEQGKSRHSIGTAQKSMDYIAGTETLNASVVDRDMAVMRTRIMATRFLGLLCSYIIREIPNFPPEAEKPVISLSKLFLFHLNSKSAVQRFVIAQVVYNLALSNKETKLPDEAVSKLLECLNDAIYFDEVAISFTHMQSDCRDFMAGLKQNGVDIDSVIPPGGIITLDQASSLTTTIFDQAKTTLKPKSQQVFEDRRRQLKVIVDTTIQELQTLTIRVQCSLAKAAVELDALPEKLNPVIRPLMDCIKKEQNKEIQQEAADCLCRLLKKCLDKNPNPNSKVLKNLCTFLCVDPTFTPRVTLPIPSHTADESEVKCDSKFGIITLTKQQKTPDVGKKWLKRAASVKNEESSSDQNQDNGETQEQHQIQRRGASLALTTIARVFGDDLPTSLPTLWENVVEPLQGLGKENMLTEEKAQELVNSLQVLETLCTVMTLNLQLQLKERLPLLLDCLHSHFTAVRHMAARCFGMLCQVMTLDLMTFIIEKIVPLMDIADNVIYRQGATEALACVIDGLGLDLIPYIVLLVVQVLRRMSDQNEAVRLMATACFASLIRLMPLEAGITDPPEMSPALIAEKEKQRKFLEQLMDGSKLEGYNIVVPVKAELRKYQQDGVNWLAFLNKYNLHGILCDDMGLGKTLQSICIMASDHKLRDQKYQETQSMEFAPMPSIVICPPTLIGHWVYEVNKFVDEAHLNPLMYAGPPGERARIQKKVKKHNLIVASYDVVRNDIDFFSTISWNYCILDEGHIIKNGKTKLSKAVKQLVCNHRLILSGTPIQNNVLDLWSLFDFLMPGFLGTEKQFQARYGKPILQSRDAKSTSKEQEAGALAMESLHRQVLPFILRRLKEDVLQDLPPKIIQDYYCELSPLQTQLYEDFAKSRAKQGVEDSVTLLESTDNKERKSAGATHVFQALQYLRKLCNHPALVLTTSHPKYEEVTKQLKTSNSSLRDCQHAPKLNALKQLLLDCGIGVAMPTGSGSGFAADQPVVNQHRVLLFCQLKSMLNIVEEDLLKSQMPSVTYLRLDGSIPAGSRQQIVNRFNNDPSIDILLLTTHVGGLGLNLTGADTVIFVEHDWNPMKDLQAMDRAHRIGQKKVVNVYRLITRGTLEEKIMGLQKFKMTIANTIISQDNASLKTMGTDQLLDLFSLDDKAKGQEIVSSGGSSSDQNKRESIKSILENLGDLWDEKEYESEYNLDNFIKSLKR